The nucleotide window AGTTAAtaagtaagaataaaaaaatagaaaaaaaaattgttcacaATAATGGAATGGAATGCAATGCAAAAACCTTTAATAcacattaaaaagaaagaacatacaagatgcaataaaaaaacatacatttaGGATGCAATTGCAAATTTAAAGCTAATCATTATAACTAGATGTttagacaataaaaaaaatgcaagatgCAAAATGTTAGAAGCATAGTAAAAGAAATTCATAGCACAAAGTAGGAAAGGTaacaatggaaaaaaaatttccattttgcagaaacaaaaatgtatgagaAACTGAATATGATTGTCAAATAAAGAAAagtacaaaatgaaaaaaaaattcacttttaaataaaatatgttaataaaatattactaaaaagaacttagaaaattaaggaaaagggaaccaaaaataattttatatataatactcataaaagttttaaaatcttGGGAGGGCGGGGGGCAGGGGGTGGGTTCACTCCCTTCACCTCTAGTGGTGCTAGAGGTGGTAATCATGGTGACGACAACTACTATGGTGGTGATGGTGTTGGGTTAGTGACAATATTGAAGAAGAGTGACATTATagttgaaatatattaaaatatgataattgagatatattttagatttgatttttgttttgtgaatctTTAAGAGATTTGAGGACTACATGaggttttaatttgaatttgtaaGTATTTTAAGTTCactatctattattttttgtaatcttgttttgattgttgttattagttgtttttatgttttcatagtcgacttttgttaaatataaaattttaggatttattactattttttggttcttaaagtttttcaaattttttgtatttagtccttaatataaattttgaccGATCAAAATTCTTGAATATTTTCTCCGTTATCACTTTTAGTCCCTAGTAACAATAATAATGACATAATAGTGACATTAATATCTGAATAACTTTTCACAATATCAAAGAGTGTGACACGATAACCATGACTATATTTTGAATAAAGtgtatttttaatctcttataaattaaagtgtaaatattgatgttttaaataatgaaagattaaaaacatagttttaaaaataatacatgtgATTGTCCCCTTAGACAATGGCATAACAAATTAGACTATCAATGTCACTCttagttaatattattagttgataatctagattaaaaattgataatgaaaaaaagtttaatactTTGACttgtcaaaatttaaattaggaattagaagagaaaatataaaatatttagtaattaaaaagataataaaccctaaattttaatgataaaaaatgaatattacaTAGTATGTTACTGATCATactcattaaatttttaattaatcaaactTTTATAGTTAGATAATCTTATAGTtgatatttacttatattttaaaatatacattattcattaaaataattttttattgaattaccaaataattttaatttttttattaagtttataGACTTGATATATTCATTAAAGacttttaatttgatgattgaataatttaaatttaatatatacaaagagtTTTTGAGTAGAAGTGTAAACCATCTTTTTCTTCAGCACTTCAGCCCCCTTATGCATCCTTTGCTCAATCTCTGATTTACGTTTTGCACCATCCCTACAAATTATACGTGTATAGGCGAGGATTAAGAAATTAGCATAGTATATTACAGTTTCGTGAATCACTCTCATTTTTCTCAGGATGGAGAAATTTCACCATTCAACCAAATAATTGtttatctcatttttcttttattacgaCAAACAAAACGAAAACAAACCAAATCAGTTAACTATATCTAGTTTTAAGCGTGCTCTATTGACTTTGGGTTCTAGCTTCACACAATGTCAATGGGGTTGAAGCTGATCCAATCTTCACGCTGATGACTTACTGTAATTCTAGgaatatttgttgttttatttcaggattttttttatattttgttgttttttattttgaaaaattaagaagatatgattcttatttaattaggaAAATTAGAAAGACACAATccttatttgttttcttatttaggTTTACTCTGTTTCTATATggcataattttatattttcataacaaattgaaatgaaattaattaagtagTGAGATTTTTTCATTCATCAACCTCTTAATATTCTTTAGGATTAATGAATTGTTAGATCAATTTTTATTGGAATTTTAGGGATTctttataaaataccaataatcaCCCGGAACATATTATATTAGATTATCAAGAGAGTTTATGAAgaatacctggatccatagTACACAACGGAATTAACAATTATGAGGAGTGATTAGTTTGATGATCTTTCTTAACCAAATCACTGTTTTTCTTTGTTAGGACCTTCGTTTTCTCATCAGACGGAGAGAAGAGAATACAATGTTTCCTTTGTTAGGACCTTCGTTTTCTCATCAGACGGAGAGAAGAGAATATGATTTCTTGATTTGATGTATTGGGAACCACAaccatattttagatttttaaccTGTTAGAGTTCTCATTATTCCCTAACTGACCAAACTGGTTTTCACTTATTAAGCCCATATTAATTTTCTGATGATAGTCTAATAGACTCACCAAATTAGATAACTTTTATTGAGcctataaaaaatgtaaataactaatataaatgttataatatgtagcccacattaattattaattagaaattataaaattcctaaccatctCCCACTTGGGCTTCACATTAACTTTAATCATTTATACTACAAAAGTCTTTAGGCACACAACAGTATGTTATTTACTTATAGACTTCCCTTAAACAATCTAGTCCATCTTATATAGTAACACGAAACCGTTGTAGTTTTCATCACAATCCAATGTGATTGAGCTACAATGATTACCAATGTTACATATACATGatgacatagatcaaatatggataagcgGCATGAAAATTACATGTAATGTGATCTTATTCATGTTCATTTCCAACTAGTTCAAACTTTATTCTATAGAGATTaatccaaacacaacataagtattacaaataaaacaagctcgaaatgaaatgataaacttcaactttattttatagaaaattcaatctatacaaatatctaaaaaacataaaacatagaACATAAATGGGACTTCCACTAAACTAAGATACTATAAGGAGCCACACCCATATGAGCAAtgtgctcatgaaaaacttTAGGTACGAAACCTTTTGTAAGTGGGTCAGCTAGCATATCATTAGTCCTTAAATGTTCTAtggaaatttgtttattttaaactcTTTCCTTAACAACCAAAAACTTAATGTCAATAAACTTTGATTTGATTGTACTCCTATTGTTGTTGGAGTAAAGAATTGTTGATTTATTGTCACAATAAATTTTCAATGGTCTTTCAATGCCATCGACCATGCGCAAACCGATGACAAAAATTCTCAGCCATATATCCCATGGTTGGATGCCTTAAAACAAGCAATGAACTTCACGACCATGGTCGAAGAAGCTACGAGAGTCTATTTAACAGACTTCCAAGAGATAACTCCTCCAGCCAACATAAATATGTATCAAATGTGGAACGTTTACTATCTTGACATCTAGCATGTATCCTTTTGTTCTCTTCAGGTAACACATCACACATTTTGCTACGTTCCAATGTTGCATTCTAGGATTACTCAAATATCTGCCTAGAACTCCTACTACAAATGCTATATCGGGACGAGTGCAAACTTGAGCGTACATTAGACTTCGTACTGTTGACGCATAAGAAATCTTTTGCATCTCTATTCTTTCAAGGTCATTACTGGGGCATTGTttgagactaaatttgtcttTGCTATCGAGGTATCCCCTGGTTTACTATCTTTCATACCAAATGTATTTAGGACCTTATCGATATAACTCTCTTGTGACGACCTTAGGATACCTTGAGAGCGATCTCTTAGTATCTCTTAGTATCTTAATACCTAACACAAAAGAGGCTTTCCCAAGATGTTTCATTTAAAAAGTTTTCgtcataaattttttagtcttttgtaATGAGCCTATATCACCGCTAGCAAGTAGTACATTATCGATATATAATACCAAGAATAAGTATTTACTCCCACTGAACTCGTGATATACACAATCATCAATTGCATTTGCCTCAAAACCATATAAGGTAATGACTTGATGGAACTTGTAATACCATTGACGGGAAGCCTGTTTCAGACCATAAGTTTGCAAACCATAAACTTTGAGTCGCCTGATACAAATtgttgaacaagtggcctcaataacttaagaggggggatGAATTAAGTTTCACAATTTTCTCACTAACAAGCTTTAACctcccttttaaatgataggcttagaatgcagaagaaaaagaagaagaagaaacaatcaatttaacaatgttcttttaaatgcgtaagataaaattgattgtaataaaataaatgagataagggaagagagaaatacaaactcgatttatactggttcaaccacttctcgtgcctatgtccagtcctctagcaacccacttgagattttcactaactttgtaaaaaacctttttacaacttctgaacacccaaggaatcccTTTTCCTTATGTTCAGGAAACTCataattcaagagacaaccagtctcttgattacaacttactttctgaaatgaacagaaagatttctctcctttagagtagataatacaatttgatgttcctggatgaactctcaatagatttgcaagtgtttgcccaagagttgttgagagagcatttgacaatgaagttttcttagaatatctctctcttgcttttcgaagttagacacacatatatataggcccttcgtgccttttcaaaatggtttgaagagatgtgtcttttcaaaaagttttttttgaaattcttcactggtaatcgattacatagttatattttgaagggtcatgacttttcaaattgaatttcaagagtttcgttgttggtaatcgattacacatcaatggtaatcgattataactttcaaaattcaaatttcaaacccttTTAAGAAGCTGATTTGCaaacttgtcttctggtaatcgattgcactgcttgataatcaattactagtGCCTTGATATGTTGGAAACAATGCATTTTGAGGCAAAAACTGATCTTGAatgaatcttgaagcaatgcttgtttgttgaagcgaccttgtattaatcttgaagcaatgcttaacctttgaatgtttgttgaagtaatcttgaaagcaaccttgtttgattattctttgacatcctcaaaatcatgtattcatacattcacaatctccccctttttgatgatgacaatcattagcAAGTGAATTCGTTTCAggatcatcaaaacctgcattatTCACACAAACTTTTCTGATTGCACAATATAAATTGTTTCTTCAATGCCACAATTTAGAAACATAGTCTTaacatccatctgatgtagctctAAATCATAATGAGCTACCCGTGCCATTATTGTTCTAAAAGAATCCTTTGAAAATACTAGAGAAATGGTTTTTATTATAGTCAATGTCTTCCTTTTGAGTAAAACCTTTAGCGACTAGACGAGCCTTATATCTCTCGACATTGCCCTTTGAAtcccttttggttttaaatattcatttgcaaccaataggtttcacacctttAGGCAATTTGACAAGATTCCAAACATCATTATCTTGCATAgatttcatctcatccttcatagCATCGATCCAATTTTGAGACTTAGAACTACCCATAACTTGACTAAAGTTGATTGGATCATCCTCTGTTAAACCAATGTCATACTTATGTTATTGGAGAAAGATAATATAATCATCTGGGATTGAACTTCTTCTCTCTCTAACAGGTCTCCTTAATGGCACTTCTTGAGGTTGTTGTATAGGTATTTGAGGGAGAACCTCATTGTAGTCTTCTTCTTGAACAATGTCATAAAAAATACTTGCAACATTGTTTTCTATTACTGGGGTTGTTTCCTAAACAGTAATAGGTATGAGGACTTGAGCACTGCCAATAACAAGTTCTTCCTCAAAAACAACATTTCTTATGTTATCTTCCTTTccaaactcaacttcctcaAGAAATCTCGCATTTCCCATTTCAGAAAAGGATCTTAAAGTAGGATTGTAAAACTTATAGCCCTGAGAGCGTTtggcatagccaacaaaataacagctaattgttcttgaattcaactttcttTCATGCGACCTATAAGGTCGTGCCTCAGCCGGACAACCCCAAATATACAAGTGTTTAATGCTTGACTTTTTGCCAGTCCAAAGTTCATAAggggttttgttaatttttttacttggcACCCTATTAAGGATGTAAGTTACGGTCTTTAAGGCTTCTCCCCAAAGCGACTCTGGCAAAAAAGAATGACTAACTATACttctcaccatatccttaagagtttgGTTTCATCGTTTTGCTacaccattcatgctaggtTTGCATGACATAGTGTAATGCGGAATAATTTCACACTCTTTGAGAAAAAGCGCAAAAGGTCCTGGACGTTGTTTTCCTAATCCATCATATCTGCCATAGTACTCACCACCACGATCAAATTTgacaatcttaatttttttttccaagttgaagttcaacttTAGCCTTGAAACTCTTAAAAACGTCTAGGGATTAAGACTTCTCATGTATCAAATATAGGCAACCGTATCTAGAGTAGTCATCTATGCACGAGATAAAATATTGTTGTCCATTCCAAGAAGGTGTTGGAAAAGGACCACAAATGTCCGTATGTATTAGTTCCAAGATGTCTTTAGCTCTTTCAACACCTAATTTCctcatgtttgtttgtttttcctttaTGCATTCAACACAGACTTCAAAGTCTGATAAATCTAAAGGTTCGAGAATTTCATCTGACTAAATTCTCTGAATTCTCTGTTTAGAGATATGATCTAAGCGTTTATGCCATAAGGTGAGTgaattctcatttaatttttgttttgcacCAGGTGAATTTGTTTGTCGTGTTTCATTGTAGGAACAAATAACATCTAGTATATATAGATGATCAATTAAAGAACCAGAAccaatcaaatttgaattttggtagagactaactttattatttccaaatgaacaagaaaaaacaaatttttccaaactagaaattgaaatcaaattctTTCACAGAGATGTCGTTAGTGCATGCATGGCAGACTTTGGACACCACCGGTTGCTCTCAAAACAAGATCAACGCGATCATTTTGGGTTACTTCTTTTGAGAGCttcatacatataaaataaaataaacccaTTATTTGATGACAATAGGgttttattataattacttGATTTTCAATGTATGCTTTGTACAGTAAAGGTGGGTGATGTGACATTAGGGCAtggatttttgtattaattgcatgaatttTTGAACATGTAgttttcatcatttttgtttcatatGCTGAGTCTTTAGTTCATTCTCTGAAGTTTTGGatgaccttgttttgagtcgGAAATATTTTCATACCCTtaattgataagtttttaatttggtgattAACACGAATGTAAACCTTTTATCCACGTGAATTCCTTTatgtttattgattaaaatcattttatgtaattctgcattttcatgtgttttattatataaatatgtatattggGGTAGGGGGTGTCACATATGTTGTTGACACGATGATTGCAGTGGTGTCACCGGTGTTGGCTCTTGGTGCTGATTCGTGGGAGAGATGGGGATAGAGGAAAAAGTAGGAAAGGGAGGAAAGGCagataaaataagaagaaaaaaaaggaaaaatagagaaTAATCTTGACATTtgattaaaatgttatatatcaAATAGTTATAAAATACTTTCTCACTGTGTTGTGGGAAACTTTATTAGCTTTCCCATGGTAGGCATTGCCTCATAGCACGCTAATAACTTAATGTTTATTCAAGTGGGGATGAAAAATATCTTGAATACATTATGTGGAAACGATTATCAATCGTCCTGGAGGAGGAAACAAAGGatcaattgtttctttttttaggctaaatgtaatttttttagtgttttttcttacactaaattttaaaattttcattttaattttttctgtttttaaattattttttttatttttctgttaataATGTTTGTgtatagttaatttttaaattttgaattaattaatttaacataatgTCAACTAAAATCAAcgattatctttattattttaaaaattataaataaaaaaattgtttgtccaCTCTCTTTAATATTTAAGTCTTTTCTACACCCTCCTCTTCCAAATTATCTTATCCATTATCTTCAAATATGGGCACTTTGCCAACATgggtttggggttgctggcggCGTGTGGTGATGCATGTGCGGGTGTTAAGGGTGGTGACGAGAATTTGGGTTTGTGGGGTTAAGGGTGGCGATGTTTGAGTGGTGGTGGTCAGGGGATTTATGCTCATGAGATTAAGGATAGCAATGGACACTTGTAGTGTTGTTTGGGTGGTGGTAGTCACTCAAATCTAGGTTAATGGGGTTGAGGGTGGTGTCGCCTATGTTTGGCTATATGGTGGCCACACGGATGTGGTGGTGAGGTTGAAAATGAATTACTTATTGAAAGTTGTGATGATTATGGTGGATGTAATTTGAAGAAGACCAATAAGAtcaaaatatagataaaaaattattagtattttaaattaattatttcaaaatttaaaagttaatgaaACACAAACATtgttaatgaaaaattgaaaaaagagtcaacaaaatttttcaaaaatataaatgatcaaaataagacttttaaaatttaatgtataaaaaacaaaaaagtgatatttaacttttttattactattaaaaaaactactATTGATCTTATGATGCATGACCAAAAAAAAGATCGATCttaaatttttatagtttatacaTCTATTTTAACTCTTCACCACCAGATCATCAAGTGAGAATTGATGGTTTTATAAACATGTaatgctatattttttttacaatatctttttatttatattttttattttgtatagaaaaatacatcaaataaaagaataacatattcattacttaataatatagaaaataataCAGTACTctgttaactaataaataaaagaattagcATAGCATATTGTatatagatttaaaattattctttataaACAAAGGGaatgatgaaaataattaataatacatgTCACATAACCGTCGTGGTATGCgtaaaaaagaaatacattaaCATAAATAGCTTGGGCCGCAAAAGCCTTCGCGGTCCATCCACGCTGCCACTAGTTCTAGTAGAACTGTAGAAGTAATAACTTGCAAGTCCCATCTGAATACGACAGGACACACAACAGAGGCGGCTATTCTTGCttcctttgtttattttttgaagtAATGACTCAACTCATTGAATTGAATCTCAATTACCTGAGTCACTTTGAGTAGAGCCTGACTTAAGCTCACATATATAATTGCTGTAAAGGATTGGTGTATTGATCTattgaaaatgatttatttagagaaaaaattatatttaatttttattttgtataattttttttagttaatgacaatcatattttataaatgaaattaatttatgatttaatggATGAAAAGATATCCGTGATTTTTtcctcaagaaaaaaatatataattattgtttcaAGAAAGACAAATTTGGAGTGATTTTCATAACTTATAAAATACTGTAATTCATTGCTAACTCATCCAACTCATTATTCTTTTGACCTTAGAGGATTGGCCCGCTCATGTCACTAACATTCTATACattatatgaattaattttatttatccgCCGACGGTGACGACAAAATCCACGTTTGAATTTCTTCTATCAagattcaattcaattcattcCCCCGGCTGCCTCATCTTCAAGTCGTTGGTCTTATTTGAAATTCAACCCAACAGTTACATTGTTTATTTGAATGccgataaaattaattttaaataggattaattttataaaattgattttaattaaaattaattttaaagtgatgtaatttaaatttaaatattttattataaaatcaagttaaagtaaaatttaatataaaattttgaattcaacttaaaattaattatgaatctgaaatcaattctaaaattttctcaaacataaattaaacatgtaaaaatatatctaaaattaattttaaacttaaaatcaataatattttaagatCAAACCTAACACACACTTACTCTTGCCCACAATTCATTGCTCATActcaaactcaaaaaaaaaatctataaatacaACACACTAGTCAGTCTCAGCTTGTGATCGCaattacatataataaaattttcaggACTTTTCATCATGGAAGCCTATTCTAGTTCTTATTCCTCGTCATCCAATTCTTCATACTTGACCCAAAACAACCATGAGGACTCAAAAGGGTACGTGAAACAGCAAGTGTACCCTCTTCAAAATCACAATTCGTGGCTCCGTTCCGTGAGAAAGACACCAGCAAAGCCGTGGAAGAAGGCACCAGTGGCACCAATGCCACCAACACCGATCAAAGTTTACAAAGTGGACGCTATAAACTTCCGTGACGTGGTTCAGCAGCTCACAGGTGCACCCGAGCACGAGTCCCAGCAGCAGCATCTCCAAATCAAAATCGCACGTGCTGAATCTGCTGATGCTCCTAATGTGCCACCGAAGCAAAACCAATCAGGCGGAGACACGTGCGGTAAATGGTACCAGGAGTTTCTCTTAGGAATGAATTCTCCGGAGACTAATACTAATAATGATGGAGCAATGGCACCGGGTTTTCTAGGAATGAATTTGCTCTCACCAAATTCGTATAGTAATTTCTGTTTCTTTCCTCCTTTGAGCCCAAGCGGTGTCACCAGTTTGGAACCAGGGAAGGTTCTCTAGGCCTTTTTACAAGATTCTATATGCTATATTGATATGTACTTCTGTTCCATTTTCTACTTTGTTTTTTAGTTTGTTACTGTTATTACAGTTAAATTATTAATCGGAAAACCTTCaacttttattatcattttatggGTAGTCAAATGCCGACAAAACAACAAATTTACTAACTGTtgctacaaaattttattgtcCCTTTAATGTAAACTTGTCCAACCGCCTTGattatctatatttttctcttctgttTCATGCTAAATGTTTTGTCTTATTTCCGGTCGCAATTTCGAAACTAAGTTAAGGAGTCGTTAATTATCTTGTTCTGATTTTGCTTGTTCTATGAAGTGTTTATGGTGCGAATAGAAAAAAGCTATCACGAACTATTGATTATACAAATTCGAATTCGTGTCAtgcaaaattaatattaattaaaagtgaatttATAATAACGCGATTTATGTTGAACTTCCATTTACTATTAGTGTGTATGTAGACAAACACTCTACTATGCATCTCTTCCATTTCAATGAGAATCCCATCTTTTGCACAAAATAATCTAGAGATTCTCATTCCACAcaatcataagtttttttttttttataaaaaatctgCCTTAAACATCAcaacttccttccttttctattATGTTTCATCTCATTCAACAATTCATTGGTTACACCTTCTAGAGTTGcctattttttaactaaagttCATTGAATATAGTAGTGTATGCATTATCTTCGTTCTCAAACATAGTATTTGTATCAGGGGACTGCTATTCCCACTACATCCATTGTTATTGTcactaccatttttttaaaatggtagTGAAAATACGAAATTGGTCTTAAGGCGGTTTCCCCTAACCCCACCTTTTCCCCTTCCCTTCTCCATATGCCCAACCCTCTTCTTCTCACCCCCACCCTTTTCACTTCCTCTCATACGTCTTTTTCTCTTCCACTCTCGCATTCCTCCCCACATGTGCCTCTCTCTCCCACTCCCTATCATGGTGACAATTTTATGTCTTACCCTACTCAGGCGAAAGTGAAGCAGTACGTAGATAGGTCAGGGCTTAAGAGTTTGTTTGATGTGTGGTACATGTCCATGAATAAAGGCATAATCAATGCCTTTATCAAGAGATGGCATAGTGAGACCTCTTCCTTCCACCTTCAAGTTTAAGAGATGACCATCACCCTCAATGATGTGTcatgtcttttacattttcctCTTTTGGGTTGTTTCCTTGATTACACAGACACAACCTACACCAGGATAGAAATCAAAGGTTTGTTGAGGTCAGAACTTGGTATTATGATGGACCAAGAGGAGATGTTGTGACGACAAACAACAATCGGGTGGCTCTGAGTTTGTTACATGAGTTGTATCACACCTACGTTGTTAGTGAGTCGTTAGTCTAGGCTACTACTGTGTATTTGTTGCATTTGCTCAGCAATACTATTTTTTCAAGAAGAGCGCGACGCATGTACACATCTACAACTTGTAGTACCTCAACGATCTAGATCGCAACCA belongs to Glycine soja cultivar W05 chromosome 5, ASM419377v2, whole genome shotgun sequence and includes:
- the LOC114412495 gene encoding uncharacterized protein LOC114412495, with amino-acid sequence MEAYSSSYSSSSNSSYLTQNNHEDSKGYVKQQVYPLQNHNSWLRSVRKTPAKPWKKAPVAPMPPTPIKVYKVDAINFRDVVQQLTGAPEHESQQQHLQIKIARAESADAPNVPPKQNQSGGDTCGKWYQEFLLGMNSPETNTNNDGAMAPGFLGMNLLSPNSYSNFCFFPPLSPSGVTSLEPGKVL